From Streptomyces sp. NBC_00370, a single genomic window includes:
- a CDS encoding PIG-L family deacetylase: MTDRPLTLMAVHAHPDDEATGTGGVLARYAAEGIRTVLVTCTDGGCGDGPGGVKPGDPGHDPAAVVAMRRRELEASCEVLKISDLETLDYADSGMMGWPTNDAPGSFWQTPVEEGAARLADLMRHYRPDVVVTYDENGFYGHPDHIQAHRITMAALEMIEQTPKVYWTTMPRSAMQRFGETLREFQEDMPEPDPAEAEAMAEIGLPDDEITTWVDTTAFSGQKFDALAAHASQGDNIFFLKMGKERFGELMGTETFLRVKDATDAPVPETDLFAGMR, encoded by the coding sequence ATGACTGACCGGCCCTTGACGCTGATGGCGGTACACGCCCACCCCGACGACGAGGCCACCGGAACCGGAGGGGTCCTGGCACGCTATGCGGCGGAAGGCATCCGCACGGTCCTGGTGACCTGTACCGACGGCGGCTGCGGTGACGGACCAGGAGGTGTCAAGCCGGGCGATCCCGGCCACGATCCGGCGGCCGTCGTCGCGATGCGCCGTCGGGAACTCGAAGCGAGCTGCGAAGTCCTGAAGATCAGCGATCTTGAGACGCTCGACTACGCCGACTCCGGAATGATGGGCTGGCCGACCAACGACGCCCCCGGCTCGTTCTGGCAGACCCCCGTGGAAGAAGGCGCCGCCCGGCTCGCGGACCTCATGCGCCACTACCGACCGGATGTGGTCGTCACCTACGACGAGAACGGTTTCTACGGCCACCCCGACCACATCCAGGCCCACCGCATCACGATGGCGGCGCTGGAGATGATCGAACAGACGCCCAAGGTGTACTGGACGACGATGCCCCGCTCGGCGATGCAGCGGTTCGGCGAGACCCTGCGCGAGTTCCAGGAGGACATGCCGGAGCCGGATCCCGCCGAGGCCGAGGCGATGGCCGAGATCGGCCTCCCGGACGACGAGATCACCACCTGGGTGGACACCACCGCGTTCAGCGGTCAGAAGTTCGACGCACTGGCCGCGCATGCCAGCCAGGGCGACAACATCTTCTTCCTCAAGATGGGCAAGGAGAGGTTCGGCGAGCTGATGGGTACGGAGACGTTCCTACGCGTCAAGGACGCCACCGACGCGCCCGTACCCGAGACGGACCTCTTCGCCGGCATGCGCTGA
- a CDS encoding glycosyl hydrolase family 95 catalytic domain-containing protein: protein MPRSPMTESPTIVVKSRTPRTGRKLLGVAVTFFLLLTMALQASPSSAADTPVNLARNPGAHAVASYQDGDHVASGAIDGNTGTRWSSDHSNDPGAWIYVDLGGAYTVSSVALTWEAAYAKAYKLQTSGDSVHWTDAYSTTSGTGGTETVAVNKSAHYVRMQGVTAATQYGYSLWEFAVYGTGSGGSGGAAVGSPTVAPSTTYPTTYGDWQNGLLAGNGKQGVIVFGNPRDDTVVFDDKDFFMARSEARPHRTFNTVSQDNINTIRDELISGQYQQANQLAADVQGYQGGGEGSKHPGYKMTVAMPDAGPISDYVRSTDYANGVVKVNWADNKGAWERDSFVSRTDGATVQYQAAPAGQKETLTLGLSIDPAMNLLNKGVTSTDNSTTDYLNLRVKYPSGSYNAGYEGVTRIVTDGTKTISNGKVTVANASYVLLLSLTQRYNGTYNGGVPAEQEWSKNLLRQKLAGLSSDYSTLLNRHTSAHSSIFGRVSVDFGATPADRAKSTEQLLAEQKSSSTPVPALYERMFYAGRYHLLGSSGPTQAPDLLGNWTGDSNVGWDGYYHLDANLNLQISGGNIGNMPEAMAGYFWLNQQWQKDFETNAKKLLGTRGMLTGGNTPNGEGLISNINFDYPYQYVTGGESWLLEPFWEHYQVTGDTTFLADKYYPLIRDMGDFYEDFLTKKDANGNYIFAGSVSPENTPPGGVPLAVNSVYDISGAKFALTTLIQTAKTLGRDADKIPVWQEKLDHLPPYLINNDGALAEWAWPDLANKNNYQHRHSSGLLPVWPYREITPETNSAQFKAAQVFLQKKDQGAYENAGHGLLHGALIAADLDMPDSVGAKLLRFAKDDYYYSSMATSHYNNHNTFATDVVNSVPTVMMEMLAATKPGTLELLPGLPKGLDKGSVSGMLGKSQFTIDNLAWDTKAHTAKVTLTSKINQNLTLIQRSGISSITADGVTVQSSPLGNIARVLPLQAGKTVTVNLTMSAPRTNLAQGKPATASSQSSADQSAAKAVDGDLNTRWSAGQDPNSWIQVDLGATYSLSEVDLLWEASYAKAYALQGSTDGTTWHDLATRTNASGGTEKIPVSGQARYVRMKGSQLSGQWGYSLYEMRVYG from the coding sequence ATGCCCCGATCACCCATGACCGAATCCCCCACGATCGTCGTCAAATCCCGCACACCGCGCACGGGGAGAAAGCTGCTCGGCGTCGCCGTGACCTTCTTCCTCCTGCTCACCATGGCGTTGCAGGCGTCCCCGTCGAGCGCCGCCGACACCCCCGTCAACCTCGCCCGCAATCCCGGCGCCCACGCCGTCGCCTCGTACCAGGACGGCGACCACGTGGCGTCCGGCGCCATCGACGGCAACACCGGCACCCGCTGGTCGAGCGACCACAGCAACGATCCCGGCGCCTGGATCTATGTCGACCTCGGCGGCGCGTACACGGTCTCGTCCGTCGCGCTGACCTGGGAGGCCGCGTACGCGAAGGCGTACAAGCTCCAGACGTCCGGCGACTCGGTGCACTGGACCGACGCCTACTCCACGACGAGCGGCACCGGCGGCACCGAGACCGTCGCCGTCAACAAGTCGGCGCACTACGTGCGGATGCAGGGTGTCACGGCCGCCACCCAGTACGGCTACTCGCTGTGGGAGTTCGCGGTCTACGGCACCGGGAGCGGCGGCAGCGGCGGCGCGGCCGTCGGCTCGCCGACCGTGGCGCCGTCCACCACCTACCCGACGACGTACGGGGACTGGCAGAACGGGCTGCTGGCCGGCAACGGCAAGCAGGGTGTCATCGTCTTCGGCAACCCGCGCGACGACACGGTCGTCTTCGACGACAAGGACTTCTTCATGGCGCGGTCCGAGGCGCGCCCGCACCGCACCTTCAACACCGTCAGCCAGGACAACATCAACACGATCCGCGACGAGCTGATCTCCGGCCAGTACCAGCAGGCCAACCAGCTCGCCGCCGACGTGCAGGGCTACCAGGGCGGCGGCGAGGGCAGCAAGCACCCCGGCTACAAGATGACCGTCGCGATGCCGGACGCGGGACCGATCAGCGACTACGTCCGCTCCACCGACTACGCGAACGGCGTGGTGAAGGTCAACTGGGCCGACAACAAGGGTGCGTGGGAACGGGACTCGTTCGTGTCCCGCACCGACGGCGCCACCGTCCAGTACCAGGCGGCGCCCGCAGGCCAGAAGGAGACCCTGACCCTGGGCCTGTCCATCGACCCGGCGATGAACCTCCTCAACAAGGGCGTCACCTCCACCGACAACTCCACCACCGACTATCTGAACCTGCGGGTCAAGTACCCGAGCGGCAGCTACAACGCCGGGTACGAGGGCGTCACCCGTATCGTCACCGACGGCACCAAGACCATCAGCAACGGCAAGGTGACCGTCGCGAACGCCAGTTACGTACTCCTGCTGTCGCTGACCCAGCGCTACAACGGCACGTACAACGGTGGTGTCCCGGCCGAGCAGGAGTGGAGCAAGAACCTGCTCCGGCAGAAGCTCGCCGGGCTCAGCAGCGACTACTCCACCCTGCTCAACCGGCACACGAGCGCGCACAGTTCGATCTTCGGCCGGGTCTCGGTCGACTTCGGCGCCACTCCCGCCGACCGCGCGAAGTCCACCGAGCAGCTGCTCGCCGAGCAGAAGTCCTCGTCCACGCCGGTCCCGGCGCTGTACGAGCGGATGTTCTACGCCGGCCGCTACCATCTGCTCGGCTCCAGTGGGCCCACACAAGCCCCCGACCTGCTCGGCAACTGGACGGGTGACAGCAACGTCGGCTGGGACGGCTACTACCATCTGGACGCCAACCTCAACCTGCAGATCTCCGGCGGCAACATCGGCAACATGCCGGAGGCCATGGCGGGTTACTTCTGGCTCAACCAGCAATGGCAGAAGGACTTCGAGACCAACGCCAAGAAGCTCCTGGGCACCCGGGGCATGCTCACCGGCGGCAACACCCCGAACGGCGAGGGACTGATCTCCAACATCAACTTCGACTACCCGTACCAGTACGTGACCGGCGGGGAGTCCTGGCTGCTCGAACCGTTCTGGGAGCACTACCAGGTCACCGGGGACACCACGTTCCTGGCCGACAAGTACTACCCGCTGATCCGCGACATGGGCGACTTCTACGAGGACTTCCTCACCAAGAAGGACGCCAACGGCAACTACATATTCGCCGGTTCCGTCTCGCCGGAGAACACCCCGCCGGGCGGGGTGCCGCTGGCCGTCAACTCCGTCTACGACATCTCCGGCGCCAAGTTCGCGCTGACGACGCTGATCCAGACCGCGAAGACCCTCGGCCGCGACGCCGACAAGATCCCGGTCTGGCAGGAGAAACTGGACCACCTGCCGCCGTACCTGATCAACAACGACGGTGCGCTGGCCGAGTGGGCGTGGCCCGACCTGGCGAACAAGAACAACTACCAGCACCGCCACTCCAGCGGCCTGCTGCCGGTGTGGCCGTATCGCGAGATCACTCCGGAGACCAACTCCGCCCAGTTCAAGGCCGCGCAGGTCTTCCTGCAGAAGAAGGACCAGGGCGCGTACGAGAACGCGGGACACGGGCTGCTGCACGGGGCCCTGATCGCGGCCGACCTCGACATGCCCGACTCGGTGGGCGCGAAGCTGCTGCGCTTCGCCAAGGACGACTACTACTACAGCAGCATGGCGACGTCCCACTACAACAACCACAACACCTTCGCCACGGACGTCGTCAACTCCGTGCCCACGGTGATGATGGAGATGCTGGCCGCCACCAAGCCCGGCACGCTGGAGCTGCTGCCGGGGCTGCCGAAGGGCCTGGACAAGGGGTCCGTCTCCGGGATGCTCGGCAAGAGCCAGTTCACCATCGACAACCTGGCCTGGGACACCAAGGCCCACACGGCGAAGGTGACGCTGACCTCGAAGATCAACCAGAACCTGACGCTGATCCAGCGCTCGGGCATTTCCTCGATCACCGCCGACGGCGTGACCGTGCAGAGTTCCCCGCTGGGCAACATCGCACGTGTGCTGCCGCTCCAGGCCGGCAAGACCGTGACCGTCAACCTCACCATGAGCGCCCCGAGGACCAACCTGGCCCAGGGCAAGCCGGCCACGGCCTCGTCCCAGTCCAGTGCCGACCAGTCGGCCGCCAAGGCCGTCGACGGGGACCTGAACACCCGGTGGAGCGCCGGCCAGGACCCGAACAGCTGGATCCAGGTGGACCTCGGCGCCACGTACAGCCTCTCCGAGGTGGACCTGCTGTGGGAGGCGTCGTACGCGAAGGCCTACGCGCTGCAGGGGTCGACGGACGGCACCACCTGGCACGACCTCGCCACCCGCACCAACGCCTCGGGAGGTACGGAGAAGATCCCGGTCAGCGGGCAGGCGAGATACGTCCGCATGAAGGGCAGCCAGCTGTCGGGGCAGTGGGGCTACTCGCTCTACGAGATGCGGGTGTACGGCTGA
- a CDS encoding galactose-binding domain-containing protein gives MRHPISPPRQAASGRVPRQAASGRAHRVPRPAAILRALCATVAAALALLTLPTAAPAHAAAAARAIHVAKNGNDGNAGTQASPYLTINHAAQVAQPGDTVVVHAGLYRETVKPARGGTDEQHRITYTNAGDGEVTVKGSEEINSWTRGSGDVWSVTLPNSYFGDWNPYAQGQPNGGGGGTFAGYTAGDVYLDESAYREKPSLSTVQGAANTWYSEVGSTSTTVWANFNGADPNARLAELNVRRQVFAPDVWGLGYITLNGFTIKQAANTYSDFPDSPDRRQAGAISVYGGLKWIIENNIVINARTIGIDIGLSNDTWAGNRPGTARTDFHNTAAYGSHIVRNNYIAKCGQSGIAGVFSWHSQILYNRIEDTNYRDEFSGAETAPIKVHYMNEGLIKGNYVKNSKGGNSAGIWTDWGSQNVRVTGNIVMNSPWGYYAEAVFGPVLVDNNVFIGNSDIRTLDATGIVFANNLFVDNGAIHHDGSGREAYYFQPGTMNETSALTSPEKFFWYNNLVQGSTLPENATDKTQVKEGNSTGTVSNVRYAATNTQLSLTFDLDASGIHGNTPVTRARVGNIPLANQSIQADVTTDFFGQQVSATDTMAGPFATAHNGGNSLTLWPPAGQTVPTPPAPPAGTPVNLSLGADAKAVASYQDGSYLASNAIDGNGSSRWSSDHNNDPNAWIYVDLGARYALSTAVLNWEAAYGKAYKIQVSDNASDWTDAYSTTNGQGGTETVGVGKSARYVRMQGVTPATAYGYSLYEFEIYGTPVGGTGTSNATVYGDANYTGTSAAFGPGDYDLPALQAKGIANDSISSLRVPAGSTVTGYADAGFSGAAWKFTGDTPNLTATGNNDAISSLRVTANGS, from the coding sequence ATGAGACACCCCATCAGCCCGCCACGGCAGGCGGCGTCCGGCCGCGTGCCACGCCAGGCGGCGTCCGGCCGTGCACACCGAGTTCCGCGTCCGGCCGCCATCCTCCGCGCGCTGTGCGCCACGGTCGCCGCCGCGCTCGCCCTGCTGACGCTGCCGACAGCCGCCCCGGCGCACGCCGCCGCCGCGGCGCGCGCCATCCATGTGGCCAAGAACGGCAACGACGGCAACGCGGGCACGCAGGCCTCCCCGTATCTGACGATCAACCACGCCGCCCAGGTCGCACAGCCCGGCGACACCGTGGTGGTGCACGCCGGGCTGTACCGCGAGACGGTCAAGCCCGCGCGCGGCGGCACGGACGAGCAGCACCGGATCACGTACACCAACGCCGGCGACGGTGAGGTCACCGTCAAGGGCTCCGAGGAGATCAACTCCTGGACCCGCGGCAGCGGCGACGTCTGGAGCGTCACGCTGCCCAACAGCTACTTCGGCGACTGGAACCCGTACGCCCAGGGGCAGCCGAACGGCGGCGGCGGGGGCACCTTCGCCGGCTACACCGCCGGTGACGTCTATCTGGACGAGAGCGCGTACCGCGAGAAGCCGTCGCTCAGTACGGTGCAGGGCGCGGCCAACACCTGGTATTCCGAGGTCGGTTCGACCAGCACCACCGTCTGGGCCAACTTCAACGGCGCCGACCCCAACGCCCGGCTCGCCGAGCTCAACGTCCGCCGGCAGGTCTTCGCGCCCGACGTGTGGGGCCTCGGCTACATCACCCTCAACGGCTTCACGATCAAGCAGGCGGCCAACACCTACTCGGACTTCCCCGACAGCCCCGACCGCAGGCAGGCCGGCGCGATCAGCGTCTACGGCGGGCTGAAGTGGATCATCGAGAACAACATCGTCATCAACGCCAGGACGATCGGCATCGACATCGGTCTGAGCAACGACACCTGGGCGGGCAACCGCCCCGGCACAGCGCGCACGGACTTCCACAACACCGCCGCTTACGGCTCGCACATCGTGCGCAACAACTACATCGCGAAATGCGGCCAGTCGGGCATCGCGGGCGTCTTCTCCTGGCACTCCCAGATCCTCTACAACAGGATCGAGGACACCAACTACCGCGACGAGTTCAGCGGGGCGGAGACCGCCCCGATCAAGGTCCACTACATGAACGAGGGCCTGATCAAGGGCAATTACGTCAAGAACTCCAAGGGCGGCAACTCGGCCGGCATCTGGACCGACTGGGGCAGCCAGAACGTCCGCGTCACCGGCAACATCGTGATGAACAGCCCCTGGGGCTACTACGCCGAGGCCGTCTTCGGCCCCGTCCTGGTGGACAACAACGTCTTCATCGGCAACAGCGACATCCGCACCCTGGACGCGACCGGCATCGTCTTCGCCAACAACCTCTTCGTCGACAACGGCGCCATCCACCACGACGGCAGCGGCCGTGAGGCGTACTACTTCCAGCCGGGCACGATGAACGAGACCAGCGCGCTCACCTCGCCCGAGAAGTTCTTCTGGTACAACAACCTGGTCCAGGGCTCGACGCTGCCGGAGAACGCCACGGACAAGACCCAGGTGAAGGAGGGCAATTCCACCGGCACGGTCTCCAACGTCCGGTACGCGGCGACGAACACCCAGCTGTCGCTCACCTTCGACCTGGACGCGTCCGGCATCCACGGCAACACCCCGGTCACGCGGGCCAGGGTCGGCAACATCCCGCTGGCCAACCAGTCCATCCAGGCCGATGTGACCACGGACTTCTTCGGCCAACAGGTCAGCGCCACCGACACGATGGCCGGTCCGTTCGCCACCGCACACAACGGCGGCAACTCCCTCACCCTGTGGCCGCCGGCCGGCCAGACCGTACCCACCCCGCCGGCCCCACCGGCCGGCACTCCGGTGAACCTGTCGCTCGGCGCCGACGCCAAGGCCGTCGCCTCCTATCAGGACGGCAGCTACCTGGCGTCCAACGCTATCGACGGTAACGGCTCGTCGCGCTGGTCGAGTGACCACAACAACGACCCGAACGCCTGGATCTACGTCGACCTCGGCGCGCGGTACGCGCTGTCCACCGCCGTACTCAACTGGGAGGCCGCATACGGGAAGGCGTACAAGATCCAGGTCTCGGACAACGCGTCCGACTGGACCGACGCCTACTCGACGACCAACGGCCAGGGCGGCACCGAGACGGTCGGCGTGGGCAAGAGCGCCCGCTACGTACGGATGCAGGGCGTCACGCCCGCCACCGCATACGGCTACTCGCTCTACGAGTTCGAGATCTACGGGACACCCGTCGGCGGCACGGGCACCAGCAACGCCACCGTCTACGGCGACGCCAACTACACCGGTACCTCGGCCGCCTTCGGGCCCGGCGACTACGACCTGCCGGCGCTCCAGGCCAAGGGCATCGCCAACGACTCCATCTCGTCGCTCCGGGTCCCGGCCGGCTCCACCGTGACCGGCTACGCCGACGCCGGATTCTCCGGCGCCGCCTGGAAGTTCACCGGCGACACCCCGAACCTGACCGCCACCGGCAACAACGACGCCATCTCGTCCCTGCGCGTCACCGCCAACGGAAGCTGA
- a CDS encoding ROK family transcriptional regulator — MARRESAGAGPGSRALIVDLIRSSGPISRVELVKATGLTQPTISTIVRRLIDGGVVRETGDTVATGGKPRTMLIINSRAAYGVGIHVGADALTCVVTDTRGGTVGRALVAGPGADAVLGGAEPGGTKGAVEQLASLHQDVTEGLGLERQSVAGLAVVGPGPVDVVRGGFLAPPGLPQWAGLDLADALAARLDIPVLVDSDAAAATVGEFWSRQVSRNRTFGCLYMNSGIGSGVVLDGALHRGASSNAGKIGHVAVIRDGELCLCGNRGCLEMYAAPRAVVRRARAVQGLADRLRISADDPDAWAFDVLARAALYGDEQARALVDESAALLAEGAVALVNLWDLDTLVLAGPGFVVAGSIYVSEIRRRLSEHAYTRDVHGVRVELSSNPRDAAAIGGAALVLQGSVAPGHGPELIARA, encoded by the coding sequence ATGGCCCGACGGGAGTCTGCGGGAGCGGGACCAGGCAGCCGCGCACTCATCGTCGACCTCATCAGGTCGTCCGGGCCGATCAGCCGGGTCGAGCTGGTCAAGGCAACAGGGCTGACACAGCCGACGATCTCCACCATCGTGCGGCGGCTGATCGACGGCGGGGTGGTGCGCGAGACCGGCGACACGGTCGCCACCGGGGGCAAGCCGCGCACCATGCTGATCATCAACTCGCGGGCGGCTTACGGCGTCGGGATCCATGTCGGCGCCGACGCGCTGACCTGCGTGGTCACCGACACCCGCGGCGGCACGGTGGGCCGCGCCCTCGTCGCGGGCCCGGGCGCTGACGCCGTTCTCGGCGGTGCGGAGCCGGGCGGCACCAAGGGTGCGGTCGAGCAACTGGCCTCCCTCCACCAGGATGTGACGGAGGGTCTCGGCCTGGAGAGGCAGAGCGTCGCCGGCCTCGCGGTGGTCGGCCCCGGGCCCGTGGACGTGGTGCGCGGCGGCTTCCTCGCCCCGCCGGGCCTGCCGCAGTGGGCGGGACTGGACCTCGCGGACGCGCTGGCGGCCCGACTCGACATCCCGGTGCTGGTGGACAGCGACGCGGCGGCGGCGACGGTCGGCGAGTTCTGGAGCCGGCAGGTCTCCCGGAACCGCACCTTCGGCTGTCTGTACATGAACAGCGGCATCGGTTCGGGCGTCGTCCTGGACGGCGCGCTGCACCGCGGCGCCAGCTCCAACGCGGGAAAGATCGGACATGTGGCGGTGATCCGGGACGGCGAGCTCTGTCTGTGCGGCAACCGCGGCTGCCTGGAGATGTACGCGGCGCCGCGCGCGGTGGTGCGCCGGGCCCGTGCGGTGCAGGGGCTCGCCGACCGGCTGCGGATCAGCGCCGACGACCCCGACGCCTGGGCCTTCGACGTGCTGGCACGGGCCGCGCTCTACGGTGACGAGCAGGCGCGCGCGCTGGTCGACGAGTCCGCGGCGCTGCTCGCCGAGGGTGCGGTGGCACTGGTGAACCTGTGGGACCTCGACACATTGGTGCTGGCCGGGCCGGGTTTCGTGGTGGCCGGGTCGATCTACGTGAGCGAGATCAGACGGCGGCTCTCCGAGCACGCGTACACCCGCGACGTGCACGGTGTGCGGGTGGAGCTGTCGAGCAACCCGCGGGACGCGGCGGCGATCGGGGGCGCGGCTCTGGTGCTCCAGGGCTCGGTGGCCCCGGGCCACGGCCCCGAACTGATCGCCCGCGCCTAG
- a CDS encoding LacI family DNA-binding transcriptional regulator produces MPAPATSDGVRPRRGTPVGLALVRDAEVLGAEPFFHDFIAGMERVLVPLGVPVLLQVVATVAQACERMRAWAHQDQVQGVILIDLLPGDERVALVKELGMPTVVIGDPVTAGGLPAVWTQDDVAMRDVVDELVAAGHRHLGHVAGPAQMAHTIIRRSTFQTAAAGHGVRTTTFEGDYSEAAGVRALTALRALENRPTALVFDNDLMALGALHEAGRVGLGVPADVSLVAWDDSALCQLADPPLGAVSHDVQELGELTGHTLADALVAAPAVMVKAPPARLVVRGSV; encoded by the coding sequence ATGCCAGCGCCCGCGACCAGCGACGGGGTCCGCCCGCGGCGCGGCACTCCGGTCGGGCTCGCCCTGGTACGGGACGCCGAGGTGCTGGGCGCCGAGCCGTTCTTCCACGACTTCATCGCCGGCATGGAGCGCGTCCTGGTACCGCTCGGAGTGCCGGTGCTGCTCCAGGTCGTGGCCACGGTGGCCCAGGCCTGCGAGCGGATGCGGGCCTGGGCGCACCAGGACCAGGTGCAGGGCGTGATCCTCATCGACCTGCTGCCGGGTGACGAACGGGTGGCGCTGGTCAAGGAACTCGGCATGCCGACGGTGGTGATCGGCGATCCGGTGACCGCGGGCGGACTGCCCGCCGTGTGGACGCAGGACGACGTGGCGATGCGGGACGTGGTGGACGAGCTGGTCGCCGCGGGCCACCGCCACCTCGGACACGTCGCGGGCCCGGCGCAGATGGCGCACACGATCATCCGCCGGAGTACGTTTCAGACGGCGGCCGCCGGACACGGCGTGCGCACCACGACGTTCGAGGGGGACTACTCGGAAGCCGCGGGCGTACGGGCGCTGACCGCGCTGCGCGCGCTGGAGAACCGGCCGACAGCGCTGGTCTTCGACAACGACCTGATGGCGCTCGGCGCACTGCACGAGGCGGGCCGGGTCGGGCTCGGTGTGCCGGCCGACGTGTCGCTGGTGGCCTGGGACGACTCCGCCCTGTGCCAGCTCGCCGACCCGCCGCTCGGCGCGGTCAGCCATGACGTCCAGGAACTGGGCGAGCTGACCGGCCACACCTTGGCGGACGCTCTGGTCGCCGCCCCCGCCGTCATGGTCAAGGCCCCGCCGGCCCGCCTGGTGGTACGCGGCAGCGTCTGA
- a CDS encoding ABC transporter substrate-binding protein — protein sequence MDHRTRPWAVRVMAGSVISALALCLAGCGTSGDAASGTGGSGSIDVVTRWSAGNTAAAAQDHVFKAFTKKTGVKVNATDGLETIDDQVENAVAAGKSPDVVIVNLYDKTLGWQDAGVTVPVDTYLKEWGLADKMKPGALDEWRVGGKPGGTLQGLPFSGFSWPVWYNTDLLEKAGVDTVPATTDELIDAAKKLRAAHIQPLTVGGNDWTGQKLFYQIAQSYTDAATMEKVMGSGGYCATPSVMRGIKLFIQLRDSGVFADNAAGLNADTMYAAYYSGKAAMMSAGSWAYTDAKKSGTGVETHTTLAGLPLAAGSVFQKPTALQGFTGVGFMITKRGASKDRIDNVRKFITSFYDAPTVGDFVKDAAILPPTTGDFTKYAGDPLLSQSLKLDKAVDYAVVPDVWIGSASDPIVQVLTGAYGTSSADKICADLDDATKNAKS from the coding sequence ATGGACCACCGCACCAGGCCTTGGGCCGTGCGCGTCATGGCCGGGTCAGTCATCAGTGCCCTCGCCCTCTGTCTGGCCGGCTGTGGCACGAGCGGCGACGCGGCGAGCGGCACCGGCGGCAGCGGTTCGATCGACGTCGTCACCCGCTGGTCGGCCGGCAACACCGCGGCGGCGGCGCAGGACCACGTCTTCAAGGCCTTCACCAAGAAGACCGGCGTCAAGGTCAACGCCACCGACGGCCTGGAGACCATCGACGACCAGGTCGAGAACGCCGTCGCGGCCGGCAAGTCACCCGACGTGGTGATCGTCAATCTCTACGACAAGACACTCGGCTGGCAGGACGCCGGCGTCACCGTACCGGTCGACACCTACCTCAAGGAGTGGGGCCTCGCCGACAAGATGAAGCCCGGCGCGCTGGACGAGTGGCGCGTCGGCGGCAAGCCCGGAGGCACGCTCCAGGGCCTGCCGTTCTCCGGCTTCAGCTGGCCGGTCTGGTACAACACCGACCTGCTTGAGAAGGCCGGCGTCGACACGGTCCCGGCCACCACCGACGAGCTGATCGACGCCGCCAAGAAGCTGCGTGCCGCCCACATCCAGCCGCTCACGGTCGGCGGCAACGACTGGACCGGGCAGAAGCTCTTCTACCAGATCGCCCAGTCCTACACCGACGCCGCGACGATGGAGAAGGTCATGGGGAGCGGCGGCTACTGCGCCACCCCGTCGGTGATGCGAGGCATCAAGCTCTTCATCCAGTTGCGTGACAGCGGCGTCTTCGCCGACAACGCGGCCGGCCTGAACGCCGACACGATGTACGCGGCCTACTACTCCGGCAAGGCCGCCATGATGTCCGCCGGCTCCTGGGCGTACACCGACGCCAAGAAGTCGGGCACCGGAGTGGAGACGCACACCACGCTCGCCGGCCTGCCGTTGGCCGCAGGGTCGGTGTTCCAGAAGCCCACCGCCCTCCAGGGCTTCACCGGCGTCGGTTTCATGATCACCAAGCGCGGCGCCTCGAAGGACCGCATCGACAACGTGCGCAAGTTCATCACCTCCTTCTACGACGCCCCGACCGTCGGCGACTTCGTGAAGGACGCCGCCATCCTGCCGCCCACCACAGGTGACTTCACCAAGTACGCCGGCGACCCGCTGCTGTCGCAGTCGCTCAAGCTCGACAAGGCCGTCGACTACGCCGTGGTGCCCGACGTGTGGATCGGCTCGGCGTCCGACCCGATCGTCCAGGTCCTGACCGGGGCGTACGGCACGTCCTCCGCCGACAAGATCTGCGCGGACCTCGACGACGCCACCAAGAACGCCAAGAGCTGA